In one Echinicola marina genomic region, the following are encoded:
- a CDS encoding SusC/RagA family TonB-linked outer membrane protein, whose translation MLNTFTKRVLVLMAAFVFSEEAKAQLLAEFAQVPDRFTVSREPSLPDVFRKLEAIYNVSIAYPSDLADEKWSKEFTPDRNLSVEENLNNLLKDSQLIYRQGVGEFYVVMKKDAEETVKEALSATVVKTKKVVFEEIKGVVLDEEGMPIPGASVLVKGTMKGSVTDFDGNFTLDIEDGVPDQVLVVSFIGFETKEVTVGSQSEFTIVLSSSTMALNEVVVTAFGLERDKKALGYTVQSVKGDELTEAQTPNVVNSLSGRVAGVQINGNSMPGSGAHVVIRGSSSVAGGNQPLVVVDGVPLEQTSSRTYGNGLSEINPDNIKEINVLKGATAAALYGSRAANGVIMVTTKDGSGAKGIGVAINSNMTFDNPLVKPNFQNIYGGGSGYRTYYVDGRNGFDENGIRGTAGVDESWGAPMDGRMVPLWYSAPGEVALTPQPDNWEDFWETGKTVSNNIAVSGGNDKGNFRLSVGRLDQKSIMYNNDYYRNNFKLNTGYNFTDKLKVTISAEYVKSGSDNRRYSGSSDFIWSHRHTDFTKLKNWRDYYDIQKETFRDGDEYPYANWQHEYFANPYFLQEYYTNGNTKDRMLGNIAVNYEFTDELSLMVRSGTDFWTDTRINVTGVERTKNFVTTKGSYEEEVLRSQETNSDFIFTFDKDFSNAFSLKAQAGGINRTNYYKRNYVNVSELTIDGLYNLGNYASPVTPESTIRKQEVNSLFASAQFGLNNYVFLDVTGRNDWSSTLPIKNNSFFYPSLALSAVLTDMFNIQSNVLSFAKFRASWAQVGSDANPYMLNQVYNSQGLWAGTTPTYAESDEIANINLKPEITTGQEIGLDLRFLEGRLGLDFTYYAQSTTNQILAVSISRSSGYASQILNAGEITNKGVELMIYGTPIKSDLGFVWDMSFNFSRNRNLVVELAEGLENYTLASQNSLTSEARVGEPYGTLYGRRYMRSPEGEIVYKDGLPQLEEGTFALGNIQPDWMGGFSNNFSYKNWSLSSLIDIRMGGDLFDVGTGLARKTGQYAETAIGREEGVIGAGVMNVGTEESPVYVENDVIVNASTFWNAQNPRNYHEAGIFDGSFVKLRQLSLGYTFPKNFLGNNFIQSMKLSAVGRNLALLYKNHPHMDPQVDMKGGNGQGFSYGQQPATRSIGFNLSVTF comes from the coding sequence ATGCTAAACACATTTACCAAACGCGTGTTAGTGTTGATGGCGGCCTTTGTTTTCTCGGAAGAGGCCAAAGCCCAGCTACTCGCAGAATTTGCCCAGGTTCCAGATCGTTTTACGGTCTCCAGAGAACCTTCGCTACCGGATGTATTTCGTAAGTTGGAGGCGATTTATAATGTCTCTATAGCGTATCCGTCGGATCTAGCTGACGAAAAATGGTCTAAAGAATTCACCCCAGACCGTAACCTTAGTGTCGAAGAAAACTTGAATAATTTGCTAAAGGACTCTCAGCTGATTTATAGGCAGGGTGTTGGCGAATTTTATGTCGTGATGAAAAAAGATGCAGAAGAGACTGTCAAAGAGGCCCTTTCCGCAACTGTTGTTAAGACCAAAAAGGTGGTTTTTGAAGAAATTAAAGGAGTGGTGTTGGATGAAGAGGGAATGCCTATTCCAGGAGCCAGTGTTTTAGTGAAGGGAACCATGAAAGGCAGTGTTACTGATTTTGATGGGAATTTCACTTTGGATATTGAGGATGGGGTGCCTGATCAGGTTTTAGTGGTTTCATTTATTGGATTTGAGACCAAGGAAGTTACTGTAGGTTCGCAATCTGAATTCACCATTGTCCTCAGCTCCAGTACCATGGCTTTGAATGAGGTAGTTGTAACGGCCTTTGGTCTTGAAAGAGACAAAAAGGCATTGGGTTATACCGTTCAGAGCGTCAAAGGCGATGAACTCACGGAAGCACAAACTCCCAATGTGGTAAACAGCCTTTCTGGTAGAGTAGCAGGTGTACAGATCAATGGTAATTCGATGCCCGGAAGCGGGGCTCACGTTGTGATAAGGGGTTCGTCCTCAGTAGCTGGAGGAAACCAGCCTTTGGTGGTAGTAGATGGTGTTCCTTTGGAGCAAACTTCATCTAGAACATATGGTAATGGCCTTTCAGAAATCAACCCAGATAATATTAAAGAGATTAACGTTTTAAAAGGAGCCACTGCAGCAGCTTTATATGGTTCAAGAGCAGCCAATGGTGTCATCATGGTTACCACTAAAGATGGATCAGGGGCAAAAGGAATTGGTGTTGCCATCAATTCGAATATGACCTTTGACAATCCCTTGGTGAAACCCAACTTTCAAAATATCTATGGCGGTGGCTCTGGTTATAGGACCTATTATGTAGATGGCCGGAACGGTTTCGATGAAAATGGAATAAGAGGAACAGCCGGTGTCGATGAAAGTTGGGGCGCTCCTATGGATGGTAGAATGGTACCCTTATGGTATTCTGCTCCTGGGGAGGTGGCCCTGACCCCTCAGCCTGATAACTGGGAGGACTTCTGGGAAACTGGTAAAACCGTCAGCAATAATATCGCTGTTTCTGGAGGAAACGACAAAGGGAATTTCAGGCTTTCCGTTGGTCGTCTTGACCAGAAAAGTATCATGTATAATAATGATTATTACAGGAATAACTTCAAGCTGAATACTGGATATAATTTCACGGACAAGCTTAAAGTTACTATAAGTGCAGAGTATGTAAAATCCGGATCTGACAACAGAAGATATTCTGGTAGTTCGGATTTCATCTGGTCACATAGACATACCGATTTTACCAAGTTGAAAAATTGGAGGGATTATTATGACATCCAAAAAGAGACCTTCCGAGATGGAGATGAATATCCATATGCTAACTGGCAACATGAATATTTTGCTAATCCCTATTTCCTTCAAGAATACTATACCAATGGAAATACCAAAGATAGGATGCTCGGCAATATCGCTGTAAACTATGAATTTACTGATGAGCTGAGCTTAATGGTGAGATCAGGAACGGATTTTTGGACAGATACCCGAATCAATGTTACAGGGGTGGAGCGGACCAAGAATTTTGTAACTACAAAAGGTTCTTATGAGGAAGAGGTATTGAGGAGCCAGGAAACCAACAGTGATTTTATCTTTACTTTTGATAAGGATTTTTCGAATGCCTTTTCCTTAAAAGCCCAAGCAGGGGGGATCAACAGAACCAATTATTATAAAAGAAATTATGTGAATGTAAGTGAGCTGACCATTGATGGACTCTATAATTTGGGAAATTATGCCAGCCCTGTGACACCTGAAAGTACCATTAGAAAGCAGGAAGTGAACAGTTTGTTTGCTTCTGCACAATTTGGTTTGAACAACTATGTGTTCTTGGATGTGACGGGCCGAAATGATTGGTCAAGTACATTGCCTATTAAAAACAATTCGTTTTTCTACCCTTCATTGGCATTGAGTGCTGTATTGACCGATATGTTTAATATACAGAGTAATGTACTCTCCTTTGCAAAATTTAGGGCGAGTTGGGCACAGGTAGGAAGTGATGCGAATCCCTATATGCTTAATCAGGTATATAATTCCCAAGGACTTTGGGCGGGCACTACGCCTACTTACGCTGAGTCAGATGAAATCGCAAACATTAACTTAAAACCTGAAATTACTACAGGTCAGGAAATTGGCTTGGATTTAAGGTTTTTGGAAGGAAGACTTGGTTTGGATTTTACTTATTACGCACAGTCAACCACCAACCAAATCCTTGCTGTATCTATTTCCAGGTCTTCGGGTTACGCCAGCCAGATACTCAATGCTGGAGAGATTACCAATAAAGGGGTAGAATTAATGATTTATGGTACACCCATTAAGTCAGATTTGGGTTTTGTTTGGGACATGTCCTTCAATTTTTCCAGAAACAGGAACCTTGTTGTTGAATTAGCAGAAGGTTTGGAAAACTACACCTTGGCCAGTCAGAACAGTTTGACTTCTGAAGCAAGGGTAGGAGAGCCATACGGAACACTTTACGGAAGAAGGTATATGCGCTCTCCAGAAGGAGAGATTGTCTATAAGGATGGATTGCCTCAGTTGGAGGAAGGTACTTTTGCCTTAGGAAATATTCAGCCGGATTGGATGGGAGGGTTCTCCAATAATTTTAGCTATAAGAACTGGTCATTGAGTTCATTGATCGATATCAGAATGGGGGGAGACTTGTTTGATGTAGGAACCGGGCTTGCCCGTAAAACAGGTCAGTATGCTGAAACAGCCATTGGCCGTGAAGAAGGGGTTATCGGAGCCGGTGTGATGAATGTGGGCACGGAAGAGTCACCAGTTTATGTAGAGAATGATGTAATCGTAAATGCATCCACATTCTGGAATGCCCAAAATCCAAGGAACTATCATGAAGCTGGTATTTTCGATGGGAGTTTTGTAAAACTGCGACAACTTAGCCTAGGTTATACTTTCCCTAAAAACTTCCTTGGCAACAACTTTATACAATCTATGAAGCTGTCAGCGGTTGGTAGAAACTTGGCATTGCTTTACAAAAATCATCCACACATGGATCCTCAAGTTGATATGAAGGGGGGGAATGGCCAAGGCTTTTCTTACGGACAGCAACCTGCCACGAGAAGTATAGGTTTTAACCTAAGCGTTACTTTTTGA
- a CDS encoding SusD/RagB family nutrient-binding outer membrane lipoprotein, whose amino-acid sequence MKRIKKLYHVLMISAAGLVVGACTGDFEEMNTDPNNPVTISPALLLPNAIQVSVDRYWGHDTRFERLNIDAAMCWMQHLSRNIYINVEGDSYEIPLTVSSGTWNALYNDALVNFESVLRLSGPEGDFSNSNYYGVALVMKSFTFSYMTDVFGPIPYSEALKGTAEESINSPKYDSMEEIYAGLMADLKLANENLNVDGPAISGDILFDGDILKWKMFANSLRLKLANHQAAKKPAESKAVMAEILSNPSTYPVFTNNDNFAQLHHVNVIGSRNKMFDVFSTRSDWNISSTLIDKLLELDDERITVYAQPLADGSYAGLPNGLTDAAAGTFTASTIGTKFLQPTAPSILMSYAELLFIKAEAAFDGDISGDPEVLLEEAIAASFDQHGLEMPGDYMSRLGAVDKEIIMTQKWLALFGQGIEAWTEYRRTGYPVFPPAHPSAVFYNEGVLPTRIEYPTSEYSLNKVALDEGVRMLGGEDNMRVPLWWVED is encoded by the coding sequence ATGAAAAGAATAAAAAAACTATATCACGTTCTTATGATTTCAGCGGCAGGCCTCGTAGTGGGCGCTTGTACAGGGGATTTTGAAGAGATGAACACTGATCCTAACAACCCGGTGACCATTTCACCGGCCTTGTTACTGCCCAATGCCATCCAAGTTTCAGTAGACAGGTATTGGGGACATGATACCCGGTTTGAAAGGTTGAATATTGATGCAGCCATGTGTTGGATGCAACATTTATCTAGAAATATATATATCAACGTAGAAGGGGATAGTTATGAAATTCCTTTGACGGTTTCATCTGGAACTTGGAACGCGCTCTATAACGATGCTTTGGTGAATTTTGAAAGTGTGTTGAGGCTTTCAGGACCTGAAGGAGACTTCTCCAATAGCAATTATTATGGCGTGGCCCTTGTGATGAAATCCTTTACTTTTTCCTATATGACAGATGTGTTTGGACCGATTCCCTATTCAGAGGCACTAAAGGGGACAGCAGAGGAGTCCATTAATAGTCCAAAATATGATTCTATGGAGGAAATATATGCAGGATTAATGGCAGATCTTAAATTGGCCAACGAGAATTTAAACGTGGATGGTCCTGCTATAAGTGGTGATATTCTTTTTGATGGTGATATCTTGAAGTGGAAGATGTTTGCCAATTCCCTTAGGTTGAAACTGGCCAACCATCAGGCAGCCAAAAAACCGGCAGAATCTAAGGCTGTAATGGCTGAGATTTTATCCAATCCATCTACTTACCCGGTGTTTACCAACAATGACAATTTTGCACAATTGCATCATGTTAATGTTATAGGTAGCAGGAATAAAATGTTCGATGTATTCTCTACCCGTTCTGACTGGAATATTAGTAGTACATTGATTGATAAATTGCTGGAACTGGATGATGAGAGGATTACAGTTTATGCCCAGCCATTGGCAGATGGGTCATATGCGGGCTTACCTAATGGACTGACTGATGCAGCCGCGGGGACTTTCACGGCATCCACAATAGGTACCAAGTTTTTGCAGCCAACTGCACCGAGTATTTTGATGAGCTATGCAGAGTTATTGTTTATCAAGGCAGAGGCGGCATTTGACGGAGATATTTCTGGTGATCCTGAAGTCTTATTGGAGGAGGCCATTGCTGCTTCCTTTGACCAGCATGGTTTGGAAATGCCCGGTGATTATATGTCCAGGCTTGGGGCGGTGGATAAGGAGATCATTATGACGCAGAAATGGTTGGCGCTTTTTGGGCAAGGTATAGAAGCTTGGACCGAGTATAGAAGAACAGGTTATCCAGTATTTCCTCCGGCTCATCCAAGTGCTGTATTTTATAATGAAGGTGTATTGCCCACTAGAATCGAGTATCCTACTTCAGAGTATTCACTGAACAAAGTAGCCTTAGATGAAGGTGTAAGGATGCTAGGTGGAGAAGATAATATGCGCGTGCCATTATGGTGGGTAGAGGATTGA
- a CDS encoding pyridoxal phosphate-dependent aminotransferase, which yields MTTKINRRAWLKSSLLAAGGIGLAPSLAGATVSRVSSHVAPINPQSLLWEHDPMFKEKVPALKARLLANENPYGPAKKVISSISEAVSLGNRYAHSDAATLIEMIAEKEGVTKDHIMLGPGSTDLLEKTAIVSFLKGGNIVSADPSYMSLINTSRGIGAEWKPIPLKADFSHDLDAMASAVDSETKMVYVCNPNNPTGSITNAEKLKSFCKNVSKKTPIFVDEAYLEFMDDSEKNTMSGLVAEGYDVIIARTFSKIHGMAGLRIGYIVAQPERIESITSMVRSTMGLSVTSLRGAITSMKEEQFIADCKSMNKECRDFTYSALTGMGYDVIPSNTSFMIFPIEMEGDKFIKAMFAEGVGVRAYNFLDKPWCRVSMGTMPEMKIFLEAFKKVTA from the coding sequence ATGACAACAAAAATCAACAGAAGAGCTTGGCTCAAGTCCAGTTTGTTAGCAGCTGGAGGTATAGGATTGGCTCCATCCTTAGCAGGAGCAACAGTTTCCAGGGTTTCATCACATGTCGCACCGATTAATCCACAGAGCTTGCTTTGGGAGCATGACCCTATGTTTAAGGAAAAGGTACCGGCACTAAAAGCTCGGCTTTTGGCCAATGAAAACCCTTATGGTCCAGCAAAAAAAGTGATTTCGTCTATTTCAGAAGCAGTTTCTTTAGGAAATAGGTATGCACATAGTGATGCGGCAACATTAATTGAAATGATTGCTGAAAAAGAAGGAGTAACCAAAGACCATATAATGTTAGGTCCTGGCTCTACTGATTTATTGGAGAAAACAGCTATTGTGAGTTTTCTGAAAGGTGGGAATATCGTATCAGCAGATCCTTCCTATATGTCGTTGATCAATACTTCAAGAGGTATAGGTGCGGAATGGAAGCCGATTCCTTTAAAAGCTGATTTTTCACATGACTTGGATGCCATGGCCAGCGCCGTGGACAGTGAAACAAAGATGGTTTATGTGTGTAATCCAAACAATCCGACAGGATCTATTACCAATGCAGAGAAGCTGAAAAGTTTCTGTAAAAACGTATCTAAAAAGACGCCAATTTTCGTCGATGAGGCCTATTTGGAGTTTATGGATGATTCCGAGAAAAATACCATGTCCGGATTGGTGGCTGAGGGATATGACGTCATCATTGCCAGAACTTTCAGTAAAATCCATGGTATGGCTGGATTAAGGATCGGCTATATCGTAGCTCAGCCGGAGCGAATAGAAAGCATCACCAGTATGGTGAGAAGCACCATGGGCTTGTCGGTAACATCTCTAAGAGGGGCGATTACCAGTATGAAAGAAGAGCAGTTCATTGCCGACTGTAAAAGCATGAATAAGGAGTGCAGGGACTTTACCTACAGTGCATTGACAGGGATGGGATACGATGTGATTCCTTCAAATACCAGTTTTATGATCTTTCCAATAGAAATGGAAGGGGACAAATTTATCAAAGCCATGTTTGCAGAGGGAGTAGGGGTGAGAGCTTATAATTTTCTTGATAAGCCTTGGTGTAGGGTAAGTATGGGTACCATGCCAGAGATGAAGATTTTCCTAGAAGCATTTAAGAAAGTTACCGCCTAA
- a CDS encoding PAS domain-containing protein, whose protein sequence is MDYKKLFYDAPIPLIISNEEGEIEIMNESARKFLNINDGHVLTGVSILELLAPLQVSFAQSFINFYKGLNTRSDYMIKLRDGSEVYTRISSSSIKSKGKNRFVFSFQILISDDRLVNELKDQVKERVKEQLAILNVIDALFKFSEINEAIANCLPAICKGWRFPDATIARIELTSGEVFASKNFKETEWMMRADIKVKEGKIGFIEVGYLHEVPLFGGSVFLFEETRLINILSSIIGLFIEQWRDSQKVRENEQVLRKITNQAPCNTYMFEIDETEHVNILFANQGADDHSYSFDMGDLIKSSRKFREALHEEDRVPFIEAMKSAYHSNTLLSIQYRIEVNHEIRWRWLKALPEKSKNGKIIWYGTSHDITPIANYINTTEQILFDISHVIRKPIASILGLANMISSSDLSERELVDLSAKLQEVTNELDSFLSEINHAYSDQREANALLHFDFNPLIDQRKDLF, encoded by the coding sequence ATGGATTATAAAAAACTGTTTTATGATGCTCCAATCCCATTAATTATTTCCAATGAAGAGGGGGAAATTGAGATAATGAATGAAAGTGCCCGGAAGTTTTTAAATATAAACGATGGCCATGTATTAACAGGAGTAAGTATACTGGAGTTATTGGCTCCTTTACAGGTTTCTTTTGCTCAATCATTTATCAACTTCTATAAAGGTCTCAATACACGTAGCGATTATATGATCAAGTTGAGAGATGGTTCGGAGGTTTATACAAGAATTTCCTCTTCTAGTATCAAGTCTAAAGGAAAAAATAGGTTCGTTTTTTCATTTCAGATTTTGATAAGTGATGATAGGCTTGTGAATGAACTCAAAGATCAGGTAAAAGAGCGGGTAAAGGAACAGTTGGCCATATTGAATGTAATAGATGCCCTGTTTAAGTTTTCTGAAATCAATGAAGCCATAGCCAATTGTTTGCCGGCCATATGTAAGGGGTGGAGATTCCCTGATGCGACCATAGCGAGAATAGAATTAACCAGTGGGGAGGTTTTTGCCAGTAAAAATTTCAAGGAAACGGAGTGGATGATGCGGGCAGATATAAAGGTCAAAGAAGGGAAAATTGGGTTTATTGAAGTAGGTTATCTGCATGAAGTGCCTCTTTTTGGTGGTTCTGTGTTCCTTTTTGAAGAAACAAGGCTGATCAATATACTTTCCAGTATTATTGGGCTGTTTATAGAGCAGTGGAGGGATAGCCAGAAAGTACGGGAAAATGAACAGGTACTTAGAAAAATCACAAACCAGGCTCCATGCAACACCTATATGTTTGAAATTGATGAGACTGAACATGTCAATATTCTTTTTGCCAACCAGGGAGCTGACGATCATAGTTATTCCTTTGATATGGGAGATTTAATCAAGAGCTCAAGGAAGTTTAGAGAGGCTTTACATGAAGAAGATAGGGTCCCTTTCATAGAAGCGATGAAGTCGGCATACCATTCAAATACATTACTAAGTATCCAATATAGGATAGAGGTGAACCATGAAATTCGATGGAGATGGTTAAAAGCACTTCCTGAGAAAAGTAAGAATGGAAAAATAATCTGGTATGGGACAAGTCATGATATTACTCCTATCGCAAATTATATCAATACAACAGAGCAAATATTGTTTGATATCTCCCATGTCATCCGAAAACCTATTGCATCCATTTTGGGCTTGGCCAATATGATTAGTAGTAGTGATTTATCCGAAAGGGAATTAGTAGATCTTTCTGCTAAATTACAGGAAGTTACCAATGAATTAGATTCATTTTTAAGTGAAATAAATCATGCTTATAGTGATCAAAGGGAAGCCAATGCATTACTTCATTTTGATTTCAATCCCTTGATTGATCAGCGAAAGGATTTATTTTAG
- a CDS encoding RNA polymerase sigma factor codes for MKEIELRLLKQIRKGNELAFVEVYDKYWKLLFNSGYKRLRKKEIVEGLVQEVFVEMWVKRESLEIHTSFNSYLYTAMKYKVINQMKSQMVKEKYVAFISSKRPSFGSEVEEKVFYKELDEAYKKEVAELPEKAKKVYVLKNNEGKSYAEIAQKLDISISTVEKHMIKALKILRTNLKNYSFSAILVGVVGQMNF; via the coding sequence ATGAAAGAAATCGAATTAAGACTACTTAAACAAATAAGGAAAGGAAATGAGTTGGCCTTTGTTGAAGTGTACGATAAGTATTGGAAATTACTTTTCAATAGCGGATATAAGCGGCTTCGAAAAAAGGAGATTGTTGAGGGATTGGTGCAGGAGGTTTTTGTGGAGATGTGGGTGAAGCGAGAGAGCTTAGAAATCCATACTTCCTTCAATTCTTATCTTTATACTGCCATGAAGTATAAGGTAATTAATCAGATGAAATCCCAAATGGTCAAGGAAAAATATGTAGCTTTTATAAGTTCAAAGCGTCCTTCTTTTGGGAGTGAGGTGGAAGAGAAGGTGTTTTATAAAGAATTGGATGAGGCATATAAAAAGGAAGTGGCTGAACTTCCTGAAAAAGCCAAGAAAGTTTATGTACTGAAGAATAACGAAGGTAAAAGCTATGCTGAAATAGCCCAGAAATTGGATATTTCCATTAGTACGGTTGAAAAGCATATGATTAAGGCCCTTAAGATTTTAAGAACCAATTTAAAGAATTACTCATTTTCGGCAATCTTAGTAGGTGTTGTTGGGCAAATGAATTTCTAA
- a CDS encoding AEC family transporter yields MSIAIQKTLSLLLLIGIGFFLKSKLNKEEHKKGLKIIILNIALPAIIFVALLKIEIQPDLLFLPVLALIFNLVMLGVSKYVLPLYGIDNDSPTMRTLMMLLPSLAPGLSCFPFLVEYLGDEALAMGALADIGNKVFVLILTYLLAMSWYYKANKSVSHSGNQKIKGLLLSMLNEPINMVMIVAIILLGFGFTLESLPLFLSEAIIQMKNLMTPLILIFIGVAAVLKWDQLKMIVALLSFRAGITFIISGLLVMLVPMPNEAAILLAVVFPQSACSFWPYAHMSAVSGMEKLDNKAVHEETFDMGLGLNILAVSLPFSTLVILGVFSSGSYFVNPYHILLGGATLMGLAAIPVVVQLVKKSNVGSYKLSEEESE; encoded by the coding sequence ATGAGCATAGCTATACAAAAAACCCTATCTCTACTATTACTCATAGGTATAGGTTTTTTTCTAAAGAGTAAACTGAATAAAGAAGAGCACAAAAAAGGACTGAAGATCATCATTCTTAATATAGCCTTGCCTGCAATCATTTTTGTGGCCTTGCTGAAGATAGAGATACAGCCGGATCTTTTGTTCTTGCCTGTCTTGGCTTTGATATTTAACCTGGTTATGTTGGGGGTGAGTAAGTATGTACTGCCATTATATGGGATTGATAATGATAGCCCAACTATGCGTACCTTGATGATGCTTTTACCTTCTTTGGCCCCTGGACTTTCCTGTTTCCCCTTTTTGGTGGAATACTTGGGAGATGAGGCTCTGGCGATGGGGGCATTGGCAGATATTGGGAATAAGGTTTTTGTGTTGATTTTGACCTATTTGCTCGCCATGAGTTGGTACTATAAAGCCAATAAGTCGGTCAGTCATAGTGGGAACCAAAAGATCAAGGGACTCTTGCTATCCATGCTCAATGAGCCCATTAACATGGTCATGATTGTGGCGATTATATTGTTGGGCTTTGGTTTTACTTTAGAGAGTCTGCCCTTGTTCCTCAGTGAAGCGATCATTCAAATGAAAAACCTGATGACTCCGCTTATCCTGATATTCATTGGAGTGGCTGCGGTTCTGAAGTGGGACCAACTGAAAATGATTGTGGCTTTGCTATCGTTTAGGGCTGGGATCACCTTTATCATCAGTGGTTTACTGGTTATGCTCGTGCCTATGCCCAATGAAGCGGCCATATTGCTGGCAGTAGTTTTTCCACAAAGTGCCTGTAGTTTCTGGCCTTATGCGCATATGTCAGCTGTTTCAGGAATGGAAAAACTGGATAATAAGGCAGTTCATGAGGAGACTTTTGATATGGGGCTTGGCTTGAATATACTTGCCGTATCCTTGCCTTTCAGTACCCTGGTAATCCTGGGGGTGTTTAGCTCGGGCAGTTATTTTGTAAACCCCTATCATATTTTATTAGGAGGAGCGACATTGATGGGCTTGGCAGCAATTCCTGTGGTGGTTCAGCTGGTCAAAAAGTCGAATGTCGGAAGTTATAAGCTTTCCGAAGAGGAAAGTGAATAA
- a CDS encoding winged helix-turn-helix domain-containing protein gives MLDILITSKTRVKLLIKFFTQESNKGYLRGLAEEFNESTNSVRVELNRLSDAGILVSEKEGNTKSYSANRQHPLFKEMKNMVAKYLGFDRLVEVVIRNLGNVSKAVVVGDYAQGIDSGQIDLILVAKDINQEYLDFLIEKAEDKIKRKVHVQVFDEEPDFLDGMVVFDL, from the coding sequence ATGTTAGATATATTGATCACCTCAAAAACCAGGGTTAAACTTTTAATTAAGTTTTTTACTCAGGAATCCAATAAGGGATATCTACGTGGATTGGCCGAAGAGTTCAATGAATCCACCAATTCTGTGAGAGTGGAACTGAACCGCCTGTCGGATGCCGGTATTTTGGTGTCGGAGAAAGAGGGAAATACTAAATCTTATTCAGCCAATAGGCAACACCCGCTCTTTAAAGAGATGAAAAACATGGTGGCCAAGTACCTAGGCTTTGATCGTTTGGTAGAAGTGGTCATTCGGAATTTAGGGAATGTTAGCAAGGCTGTTGTTGTAGGGGATTATGCTCAAGGAATTGATTCAGGACAAATAGACTTGATTTTGGTGGCAAAGGATATCAATCAAGAATACTTAGATTTTTTAATAGAGAAGGCTGAAGATAAAATCAAAAGGAAAGTACATGTACAGGTTTTTGACGAAGAGCCGGATTTTTTAGATGGAATGGTCGTTTTTGACCTTTAA
- a CDS encoding FecR family protein: MNLEEINSLLDKFLSGKISKEEKDLLDNWYQDFDSHDDITDRMRKDEQLDIRNKMLKAIKEQAFDSKWSKGASQKSLGQIFIRVVSVAASLVLIAAFAYSVYYPSLKPVIYQTDLGEMLILKLPDSTQVTLNGNSRLSYKPNWLGKFDRKVNLEGEAFFEVFHTVDHKRFTINEKTGMGIEVYGTEFNYQVREGVNAVALKSGSVKIMLPDDSREVKKEHFLKPGEMAEFDVRERSVEIASPGNLESYYAWKDGKLIMDYSTLPEIIERLRGTYGISLSLDTSNWRERKVSGTLPLTRDPESLILNLEKLFDIDIEITEQK, translated from the coding sequence ATGAACCTAGAGGAGATTAATAGTTTGTTAGATAAATTTTTGTCCGGAAAGATCAGTAAGGAGGAAAAGGATTTGCTTGATAATTGGTATCAGGATTTCGATTCCCATGATGATATTACTGATAGGATGAGGAAGGATGAGCAGCTAGATATACGCAACAAAATGTTAAAGGCAATAAAAGAACAGGCCTTTGATAGTAAGTGGTCCAAAGGTGCTTCTCAAAAATCATTGGGGCAAATATTTATAAGAGTGGTGTCGGTAGCTGCCTCATTGGTTTTGATTGCAGCGTTTGCATATTCGGTATATTATCCAAGTTTAAAACCTGTAATATACCAAACTGATCTGGGAGAGATGTTGATTTTGAAGTTGCCAGATAGTACACAGGTTACTCTTAATGGAAACTCCCGATTGAGCTATAAGCCAAATTGGTTGGGTAAGTTTGACAGGAAAGTAAATTTGGAAGGTGAAGCATTTTTTGAAGTGTTTCACACGGTTGATCATAAAAGGTTTACGATAAACGAGAAGACAGGCATGGGAATAGAAGTTTATGGAACCGAATTCAACTATCAAGTTAGAGAAGGGGTGAACGCAGTGGCTTTGAAATCCGGAAGTGTAAAGATCATGTTACCTGATGATAGCAGGGAAGTCAAGAAGGAGCATTTTCTGAAGCCTGGAGAGATGGCGGAATTTGATGTACGAGAGCGGAGTGTGGAAATTGCATCTCCTGGTAATTTGGAGAGTTACTATGCTTGGAAAGATGGAAAGTTAATCATGGACTATTCCACTTTACCAGAGATCATAGAGCGTTTGAGGGGAACTTATGGAATAAGCCTAAGTTTGGATACTTCCAATTGGCGTGAAAGGAAAGTTTCAGGAACCCTGCCACTTACAAGAGATCCTGAATCCTTGATCCTGAATCTCGAAAAGCTTTTCGATATAGATATTGAAATTACAGAGCAGAAATAA